The nucleotide sequence GCAAGCAAAAACCCACATCCATCCAGGTGCCTGGGCTTGTAGTCTGAACTCATCACAGTGGTATCTGAGCACACTTTCTTTGTCCTAGCCTGCTTTCCTTAAAAGGGGTAACAAATAGCAACAGGAATGAAAGGAATAGTAGTGCATGTGTTTATGTATATTGTGAAGGATGTCTTAAGGGACCAACAAGCATCAATTACACACTGGATGGGACACTCCAATAAAGGGGAAGCAGAATTGCTCATCAGTGAAGCATAATATTTTATTACAGGTGGATTCTTAATAATAAGCATGGTCTTTATAAGCATCACTACAATTATGTGATTGTCCACAGATGCTAAACATAGTTAAACATTGTTAAATACAGATtgaccttttttccttttctctttttttcttgaaGGGTCACTTTGTAAATGTATCCTAAAGCGTCTTactctgtgcagtgctgggctATTATTACATGTCAGCTAAATGTACTATTCATCTTTTTGCTTTATGCCTGGTGTCCCACCTAAAGCATGGCACTATCCCAGCATGGTGCACCTGGCATCTGTCTTATTTCTAATCTATACTAGAGGATAACATTTTAAAGAAGGCTTATAAAAAACTTACCTGATGACACTTTAGTCCAGTGAATCGTGGGAAGGGGATTACCAGTTGCTTCACAAGGGATGAAGGCATCTGAATTAGCCAAGACGGTAAAAGCAGCCAGTTTTCCTCCAACTATTCTAGGCTTTTCCAATCTATTTCTATATAAGGAGTCCAGGGCTATGCGATTATTGTTCTTTTCTTGATCTGCAGTCTTGTCTGACCAGCTTTTGACAGAATTGTCCTTGTCCTTTCCCCATGCAGGAGTAGACGGAGAGGAGCTCTGTGGTGATTTTAATATAGTCAGAGTATTTGCTGTTAATGTTTTGCCTATTTCTGAAACTTCAGGAGATAGTTTATGCCAAAACTTGTTTTCCCACAGGGGAGATAAGGTCATTTGTAAGGTACTTGTGCGGGGTGTCTCTGTTGTTTGAGATGCTAATGGAGTAGAATGATGTATGCTGGGTTTGATCACATAGGTAGTTACAGCAGGAGATTTGGTCCTGAGCTCAGCTCTGTCAGGAAATGTTGCCTTTGCTGTGTATTTCTGCTGAATAACTTTCTGTCCCACTTTCTGATGTGGTTTTTCACTTACCATGGTGATAGTTTTCGTTGGTTGAACAGACACTGATTCAGATGTTACAAAGGATGGGGCAGGTAATATTGTTGTGGTTTTGAAAGGCTTCAAATAAGGTGGCACAGCTGGGATTGCAATGGCCAGTTTTTCTGTTATGAGAACATCAGATGGTAGCTCAACATGTTGAGTGTTCTCAACTGTTGTAATTCTTGTTAATGCTTGTGGTGGTGTTTGTGTTGCTGTTGCAGGTGAACCTTTAGATACATCTTTTGTGCTAAGAATCTGCGGCTGAGGCACAGTTGCAATTGGGATTGAACTTGTGCTCTCATAAAGAGATTCAGTGGGCATGGGGATGGTGGGCTTAGTTAAAGACTTAGCAGTTGTCATGATGTACAAGCCTGTATTTGCTGACATAGCAGTGGTGGTGCTACTGCTTGTAGTAGTAGTGCTTTGTGAAGTCATAATCTTCTGCGGCTTTTTCCTTCTTTGCTCTCTCTTCCTTCCAGGTCTGAATGCTTTGATTTTAGTCATTTTAGTTTCAGTGTGAGTAACATATCTAAATGATGGTACTGTTTTTGTTGCATTCATTTCTTTGTTTATAACAGTTACTTGTTTAGAAAAATAGGCTGGAGATGGCAGTTTTGTAGTCGTAAAAGAGAGGCTGGGAGTAAATTTCTCTGACATACTGTTGTCATGATTGATAGGCTTAGCTAGGGATAAGAGGTCATCAGCTTGATTCACTTTCACTGATATAGTTGTTAAATGTAAAGGAGAAACTCTATCCTTGGATAGTGTGGCAGTAGTTTTAGGAAGCATGATGGGTATTGCTGTTGGTGGCACTGTACTTGTTTGTCTTCTGGGTAACTTCTTCTTTTGAATGTGTGTCTTTCCAAAGAGATGGTGCCAAGGATTTTTTCCTCTTAAATTTCTGGAAGAAGTTTCAGTGGTTGGGGAAACAGATTTAACATCTGAGGGTGTCTTGCTATCTGAAGAAGTTGTAATTTCCATAGATACATTAGGGGTCTGTTTTGCGGTTGCAGGGAGTCCGACACTAAAAGATAGGATTCTGTCAGTGTATGTTTGCAATGGTGCATTGGCCTCTTGTTCTCTTTGCAGGGTACCCTGTGTGTTTTCATGATAGAAAGGCACGACTGTGGGAATTCTTTTTTCTCCTTCTGCAGTGGGTCTGTTTTTCTCTTCATCCAGGAATGCTGTGGTTTGACTTGTAGGCTGCTGGGATGTGAGTTCTGGTATAACTGCTTTCAAAGATGGGGCTATATGTGTTTTGGGGCTAAGCAGATCAAGAGAACTTTGGGAAGGTGTTGTGAGATGAAAACATGATAGACATTTTGTGTATAGCTCTATAGCTGAAAGCAGAGTTGTACTTTCTCTATTGGATTCTTGTCTCACAAAATTATACCTATGACCTCTGATAACTGGAATTCGATCTGGTCTAACAATTCGTCTCCTACCAGAAATTTTCCTTCGTCTTCCAAATCTTTGTCTTGACTGTGGTGTATTAGTTGTGGCATCTCTAATTATCTGAATCTGTTGATGAGTAATATTAGTTGACCATGGTTGTAATTTAGGAGTTGTTACTTTTTGAGTACTGTGAAAATAAAGGTGACCAAATTCATTGTTTGGCTCACTGGCTGTCACCATAGAAAACTGATTATTTGATTTAGTTGAAGTCTTATAAATAGAATCAGTAAATAAATTGGGTTTTTCAACTGTGTTCTGGGAGGTTACAAGGTTGGTGATTGTTGGTGTTGTAGATCTGACTTGTAAATACTGATTACTTTGCCCAAAAGATACCAATCTGTGTTCAGCATTAAAGTCTTTTGCTGTACTGTTCACTAAACTAGATGATGTTAATGGCTGTATAATAGTTAATGATGTTTGATTTAATTCAGAAGTTTCTAGTGAGTTTGGTCTTGTGATTGCAGGTTTGGTCTTGGATCTTATAGACTGCATAATCCAGGGACTAACTGTTGTAGCTACTGCCTCAGTAACTATGACAGAAGCTGTTTTAGACTTGGTATTTCTTGATGTAGCATCAGGCTCTCCAGTCACAACAATTGCTGAAACTTTTTTCAAAGTAGGTATAGTAGGTGTTTCAGATGGTAGTGTCATAAATTCCTCTTCTGGGGGTATATGGTCACCAGATGTTTCTTCCTTATTCCCAAACATCTTAGAGGACAGATGGTCTGGTGGTGTAGGTGATTTTATTGCAGCGTTTTCTTGCTTTTCTGGCAAAGTGGAATTCTTCtttgttttttccaaaaatgctgcCCAGTGCTGTGGGTCAATTCTCCTAGCTGTGGAAGTAAATTTTCTTCTGTGTCCCCTAAACCGTCTGTTTATTTTGTCTCCATTGTGTCTGTAAGTCATCTCTCTGTAGTTATTCCATATTGGTTGATTTCTAGATGCAGAATCAGTAGGTGCTTTAACTGTTACTGAAGTCTGCACAATAGCTAATGGATACTTACGCTTTGTAACAGCTTGAAGAGCCTCATGACCAGATCCATCTCTCTCTTCATTTTCTTCTGGGGCTGTCATTTGTTCTTGTGAAGCAGCCTCATTCACTTTACCCAGTACTTGGAAAATCAAAAAATCAATACCATATTGATTGGCTGCTACACATCTAAAATAGCCACTATCTCGTTCTGTCATCTCTTGTATTTTTAGTGTACTGTTGtggaaaatatatttgttttgtaCAGAATGATGAAGAACTGTGTGGTCAGGTAGGATCCAACTAACAGATGCATCTGGAACTCCAACAGACTGACAGGGAAGGTAGAGTGTGTCACCAATGAATGCCAAGAGCTGAGCCCCATTAATGTGGTCATGTTCCACAGAAGGATCAATCACTGTGATCCTAAATGTTAGGACATCTGCACTGTTATAATTTGTAGCTATGCAGTGATAAACCCCAGTGTCAAAACTATCAGCTGTCTGTAGTGTGAATTTTCCACTTTTAGCAATTAGAATTCTCCCATCTTCGCTAATATATGGCGCTCTAACTTTGCTCCCATCGGCTAGTATCCATTCAATGGTAGGAGAAGGCTCTCCCAATGCCTGGCAGTCCAGTTCCATGGTTCTACCCACTAAAATGGAGTGTTCTGTTCTTGTTTTATTATCTCTTgaaattagggcccagctgtgtCTCAACTGTTTTTCATCACCACGGGGCAAGACAATTTGAGCATCAGTTACATATTGAATATGTAGTGTGCTGAGTGTGGTTGCCATTCTGTCTAATTTTAATGCCACCTGATCTTGGAGCAGCCAAGAAGGTTCAGCTCTCACTTCACTCTCTACATTGGTAAAAACATCTTCATTTTCAGAGTACATCTGTTTATACTTGTAACTGGTGTAAGGCACTTTGGTCAGTAAGAGATTCCTTTCAAGTTTCAGGGGAGAGTCACTGTATAGGGCCAATATGCTCCATAGCTGTTGAATGTATTCATAATTAATACTACACACCAGAAATGTTGAAAATGATACTTTGAGGACTGTATTATAACCATCTTTATCAAAGGAGATTGGGGacatttttgtgggtttttgaACATTGCAAACTAAGTCAGCTTGATTTCCTGTTTGGTCTGTTATATTCAACATTATGGTTCCAATAGGAGCTATAAAATCTTCAGGAGAGATGGAAATGAAGTCCCCTTCATCTGGCACAGTGATGTTTTTCAATTTCAGGGAGGGGTCTATGATTGGCCTACTACAGGCTAAAGCTGCAGATGAGATGTTAACTAAATGTTTGCCTTTAGAATGTCTTGGATTGGCACAAACTGGACATTGCTGGGCACTTGAAGAACTTCTGTCTTTCTTGCACTTTATAATATCTAGGGGGAGGAAAAAATAATGTAAGTTTTTGTGATACTAGTTCTAATACTATAAGAATGACTTGTATTTTGCTGAAAGATCTTTCCTTGAATAAAGGGTTAAAAAATACTGacaatagtgatttttttttaatgatcacCAAGCTTAATTTTAACTGTTTCCTATTCCATTAGTGAAACTTTCATCATGATCAGCATTGCTATCACAGCTAATTAGCATGCCACAGCATTGCCTTGGGAAGCATGTAGATCTAGCAAGAGCTGTAGGAGGCATTGTTGTATTGTACCCAGATcctgtttggggaacaaaaagAAGACACTCCTTGATCCCTCTTCTTCACTTGTGTGCTTTCCCTCTGGTCAGACACAATATAGCCCTAATTAATTGAGGCTAACCATTGTGAGGTAATTATTACTTTCCTTATTTTAATAACAGCAAGCCCTAGAAAAACAAAGGGACATATCCAAGGTTGCCTTTCTTCTCCTTTAGCCACAAGACAATCCTGTTGTGGTAGTGTGGTAATATCATCTGGCTATGCTTTATCTCAAAGTGTGTCTGAAGAAAGCTGCTAATTTttgtaaataataattattattcctGAGCCTAAAATTACAAATAATAATATGCTCTAAAAATATAAAAACCAGCAAAATTATTTGCTCTGATAATCACATTGTAAAATACACTGACAATTACACAATTCAATATTGTAGGATAAATCATTCTTGAACATTCAGTCTTTGGCACTGCCAAATTGGCTCTATTTAGAAACAGCTGAACTTAGAAATACATTGGGACCACTAACGACAATTCATCTAGACCACTTATCATTCAGATATTCCCTGTTTGCATGAATGTGCGTGTGAATACCCCTTGCTCATCAACAATAACGGAAATAAATAATTCATTGTTGCTTAAGAGAATAAAATACCATGGCCCCATGGAGTGGCAAGAAATACTTTTTAAGTCGCTGACAAGGAAGTCACAGAAGATCAacagaaagtcacagaataaaGTGTTAGACTAGTAATGATCAGTCTCTTAGTTTTCATAGTCATTTAATTACCAATTTGCCCCCTAAAAAAGAGACTATTCTAAAGATGCTTCTAGCCATCCCTTACTCATTGGTAAtcataatactttgcacttataGTGCAGTGCAACAAAGAATCTCAAAGCATTTTCAAAATTGGCAGTTATTTTCTCCATTTTAATGGTGAGTTACAGAAGTTATGGTGACACATGAATCAATGACAGAGATAGAATCCTGATCTTTAGGCTCACCCTGTACCTATAACCAATAGACAATGATGTAAAGAGTTTAAGGAAAGTCACCAATCTAATAAAAAGGTATAAGAAAATAGAAAATTTTCAGCTCAGACTGTACCTGGCCATTGTTCTGCCCAGTCTACGAACCATTGTAGATTACAATCACAGGACCAGGGGTTTCCATGAAGGTATATACTCTCTAGTTCAGGGAGGTAGGAAAACATTTCTTGTGGTAATGAAGTTAAGAAGTTGTCAGACAGGTATATATGCTTTATGGAGGATGTTTTAAATATCTGGATATAGCGCAAGGTGACAAAAGTGTCTGGATGAAGCTGTTTAAGTAAATTTCCTTCCAGGTGTACCAGCCTGAGGGATGTAAGAAGATAGAAAACTTCTGGGTGCACAAATTCAATTTGATTGTGGTCCATATGCAACCGTACCAAGCTCTTGAGGCCATGGAAAGTGTCCTTCTGAAGTATTCTGACTTTATTATAGCTCATTTTTAAAACCTGTTGGTGGGGaaaaaagtgattaaaaaatcTAATAAACTATATTATTTCAGTATTGTTAAATACTCTGTAGTCAACTTTGCATTATTATTACTCTGTTAGGTAAAAGTTAGGGGTCTGAACTAGTTAACCTTGATAGATGATGTTTACCAGTATAAATTAacgtacctgggagcagccccctgctggtgGCCTGACGCAGGCAGAGGGCTGCACCAGCCCCGTGGGAATCAGGAGCCGGTGTCCTGtgcagggaggcggggagcagaagccagctccctgtgcttaGGACTGCAACCTTAGGACAGCAGAAGCCCCAAGtgcaggggccagcagcagaagccaaccccactgcaccccacttaattggttaaccggttaaacgcaAGAGTAATTTGGTTTCTGGAATAGAAGTACCCACACATGGAGTTATTAAAAAATAACAGTTCCTAACTCCATATGTAGACACGCCCTTACTCTAACTGCTAAAGAACTCCTGAAAAAACAAACGTGCACAAACCCTCAGAGCTCTAGTGTATCCTCCAAGGCTGTTCAATGAAATGCAAAATGCTCTGAAATCTGAGAGAGCCATCCCTAGTGAAATATGCACTAATAAAGCCAGAGACGTTGTAGCAGTCATCCTACATGGCTTCTCATCTGAGATTCTCTGATTTTAAATTAATAGTCTATAATTTCAAATTAATGTGTGAGTTGCACGCAGTGTTGGTCTGGAGAGGAATATTTAATTTTGTTCAATTTTCTAATATTTCTGAATATTGCAATTCACTAGCAGCTCCAATGGCAGGACTGCCTCTGAACATGTAATACACATAATAAAAATATGACCttcctttaaaaatattctaGAAAATCTCTGCAAAGACTGGCTTGGGTCTGTGTGTAAATGATGGGATGTGCAAATTTAAAATATCTATTGTCGTATGTTGATTATTTCttacttaaaataaaatattaaagcaCCAAATTCTGTACACCTGTCTTTTATATACTGTTATAACACCAAGGAACTGCTATGGCCATTACTATTAGAATGTAGCATTTTATTTCAGTAGAAAACTTTCTTGGCTGAAGTGAGAGAAAGCTGCAAAACTAGAGCATGCTGGCAGGTGAAAGAAAAATTTGATGGAATAAtgatttaaaatttatttaaaaattatttagtcCATCAAATTAACAAGAGAACATTTTTTGGTAGAGAACTTTTCTACCAAAGATGTAATACAAGGAGCTCTGTGGCAAAGCTCTTCCTTTTTGCTTGTTCTGGTATCTGAATCCCTATCTGGGACAGAGAAATTTCCCCTGTGGGTACCGTATTGCAAAATTACATCCACTGGGAAGGGGAAGAACATGATTTCCTCTGAAATATTTTTCTGAATTACCATTAGAAACAGGTCTCCAGACTAGATGGATTATGAGTCTGTTCCTATTGATTTGTACCTTTTGTTGTATCTCTGTAGCAAAACTAAGACAGGGCCATCTTCCAGTTTCGGTTCTTACCTGTAATGCTTTTAAACCTGTGAATGTCTTGTTAGGGATTGTATGGATCTCATTGCTGTGCAACATCAACAACTCCAATTTCTCCAGGCCAGAAAAATCTGTTTCGGTCAGTTTAACCAAGCTGTTGTAACTGTAACAAACATTTCATTCCAGATCTGGGTTTAGTCAGTCAGCTAAAGttcaaaagtaaaaaaaacaaaagaaaactttcTTTTGCAAATGCACAACAAGTAGATTTTATTACTGATTTGAAAAGGCAAATTCTTAGCAAGTAAAAATCAAAGATTTTGCTAGTCTGGCACAAAGTGATTCATATGGACTGTATTCAAGTAGGTAGTGGTGATGTCTGCAGTAGATGGTTACAAGAACATGAGAAAAAGGTTGACATTTTGAACTCTTGTGTAGGAGAAAGAGAGCTTCAGTGCCAGTAGATGTCTACAATAATGTACTGaactttaaattattttttaaattattcatggCAGGTGAAAGGTAAGATCGCTGGGGTCTTTTTCTACAAATAAAAGGTTCCCCAAGTTGTCCCATCAAAGTGCTTTAACAGTAGATGAAGTCATAACAAGTCATAACTCTTCATGCCAGTTCAGTTACTGCTTTCTGTTGCATTAACTAAAGAGTAGATGAATAGATTCAAAGGCCAGAAGAGATGATTGTGATAATTTTATCTAATACAGGCTGTAGAACTTCCCAAAAATAATTCCTATTCAAAGTAgaatagcatttaaaaaaaatccaatcttgatttgatttaaaaatagccaGTCATAAAGAATCCATCACAACAACTGGTAAATGGTTTCATTAGTTAATTACTCTCATCGTTTAAAAGTGTGCCGTATTTCCTTTTTTACTTTTTCTAGCTTcactttgtctagcttcaacttccaaccaTTTGATCTTGTTGTATCATTGTCTGGTAGAGTGAAGAGCCCATTAACAAATTTCTGCTCGCTGTGGAGGTACAGGATGACCCatcctaaaccaggactctctggtctggcaacatctttgGTTTGAccaagaccagagagtcctggtggagagctggctgctgggagctctgtgggccagcagggcagtgggctgccggCAGTGAGCAGCTAGCAGGGCCTTGAAGTCTGGTGCACCCCAAATGGGCTGCCTGGAGGGGCCatcagggcagtggggccagtggcgggggggccagaaatgacctctcatagtctggcaaaatccctcatcagggactggtcaggtcccgagcgtgcgggaccaggaaggtccaacttgTACTTATGGACTGTGATGAAGTCACTCCCTAACCTGCtgtttgttaagctaaatagattgagtctATCGTTGTAAGGCATGTTCTCAAATAATTTCACCATATTGACGGCTTTTCAGTTTTGGTTATGATCAGGGATATTGTGATatgcatgggcagcaggtataagAGGCAATGCCTTGTCAAACTGTCTGTCTGGCCTCACCCACACACTACCTCCAGGCCCATCCCCAATTCAGTGCAGCCTCTGGAGATGAGGGAAGCTATCTGAGCTCCCAccctctgctctggggctggggagactggAGCAAAGGGCCACCTACCTGCGTACCCATTCTCCACGAGTGCCGGGCCTCAGGCTTCAAGCGCTTCCCTTCACAAGGGAAGTAGTTAACAGCACTGGTAGAAtttttacactggtgctttacagcaccgTAAATTGCTATATTCACTGTGGGGGaggtttttttcacacccctacgTGAGAAAGTTACACcacagtaacttgccagtatagacaggccctTAATTTAATTTTATAGACTCAGTAATTTCAGATAAGTATAAAAACTGAATCTCATACTCCAAAGTGCTTTAAGGTGGTAGCATAAAAGTAGTGGAAAACTCAAGTCCCTGATAGTGGAAAACTGATAGTTATGGAAAAGGGAAAGTGGGTGAAAGTGATAGAAGTCAGAAAACTGCAGCTTTTTATAAAATTACCTCTTTGAGGACAAGACTACTGTACATAGGGTTTCTAGCTTTGTTTTTGTGTTGTTTTGTGGTGTCTATTCTTGTGTAAATTATGCTTCAAACTGAATACATTttgctttcaatttgtttttataAGTTATCATTCTTAATTTATTTAACTGGCTTGATAGTGTCTGATACTTTGAATTCTCAATCAGTCTAGGAGAACATTTTTACCAGCTGTCACCGTAACGAATTCTAAATACTGCAAAATAGTAGTTTTTAAAGATGTTTGGAGGTTTAAAATCAATTTTAACCCAAATCCAAAAACTCTAATAACATTTTGCAAGGCAATGGAAGTGAACTGCACAGCATTAacaaaatgcagatgttaaacaTACCCTAAATTGATGCGCTCCACGTTTTGGGGGATGTGCGGTGGGATGGCTTTGAGGTACCGGAATGTACAGTGTACTTCAGTGGGAACGTAGCAGGCACAGCGCTGGGGGCAGGCACTACTGCTGGGAAGAGTAGCCAGGCAGACACTGAAGAGAAACTCCAGCAAGCAGGGTTTAGCTCTGCCTTTTACTTTCATCCTGCGTGCTAATCCTAAAACAACATCCCTCACAGCAAGCATGAACAAATGCAACtctataaacaaaacaaaaaaaccacaagcAGTCATGTTGTGAGATACGAATCTGGTATCTGAAATCTGGATACTAGTACAACTATGAGAGAGGTTTGCTACAAAAACTGTACAGTTTTCCTCACTTTTCAGATCTATGCAATAGCTTGGaatatttatcatttaaaaaaatcttgcacAGTTTCTTACTTTCATTGAGAAGCAAGAGGCAGGTTATACAGGCTTTACAGGTGTAATAGTAGTAACAATAATAAACCTGACACCCCAATGAGACTATTGTTACAAATATATGATTTTCATTATTTGCAACATTCATAAATATGCTTGTAAACTTCTTGCCAAAGAACACATCAGCTCCTCTTTTGCCAAATAATTACTACAAACAAAATTAACACATTTCAAAGAATTCGTACTAGTTTTAAAATCATGATGTAGAAGCATGACAGATGCCACTCAAGTTTAATCCTGTCCTTTCTAATCTCCCCTCCCATACTCTGCTTCTCCTGAGGGCAAAGATGGGCACAGAGTTTCTCAGATATAGTTGTTCACCAGGAATGTCTATAATCATCTACCAGTTTGGTACTTAAGTCTAGAACCAACAGTTTGTTGGTTCCCTAAACTGAGCTGCATTTGGTAACAGTCCTAACTACAGACAAGTTTATATTGAACTGTCAAATTTCTTTTGTTGAAAAATCTGTGCCCTAAACCTGGGAAATGCTAAGTACCTTCAGGTCTGAGAGCAAATCAACAATGTACTCAGCAACGCTTTAGACCCATAGCCAAGGGACTGTGGGAGTTTGGAGAATCAATAGGTCAAATCTAGTTCCTCATTTCCATAAACCTGGCCAGCTGAATAAGGGAAGCAAAATTTGGTTGCATAGCGGCCTTTTCACAGCATTTTCTAAATAGTTAATAAG is from Pelodiscus sinensis isolate JC-2024 chromosome 10, ASM4963464v1, whole genome shotgun sequence and encodes:
- the IGSF10 gene encoding immunoglobulin superfamily member 10 isoform X1 — translated: MLAVRDVVLGLARRMKVKGRAKPCLLEFLFSVCLATLPSSSACPQRCACYVPTEVHCTFRYLKAIPPHIPQNVERINLGYNSLVKLTETDFSGLEKLELLMLHSNEIHTIPNKTFTGLKALQVLKMSYNKVRILQKDTFHGLKSLVRLHMDHNQIEFVHPEVFYLLTSLRLVHLEGNLLKQLHPDTFVTLRYIQIFKTSSIKHIYLSDNFLTSLPQEMFSYLPELESIYLHGNPWSCDCNLQWFVDWAEQWPDIIKCKKDRSSSSAQQCPVCANPRHSKGKHLVNISSAALACSRPIIDPSLKLKNITVPDEGDFISISPEDFIAPIGTIMLNITDQTGNQADLVCNVQKPTKMSPISFDKDGYNTVLKVSFSTFLVCSINYEYIQQLWSILALYSDSPLKLERNLLLTKVPYTSYKYKQMYSENEDVFTNVESEVRAEPSWLLQDQVALKLDRMATTLSTLHIQYVTDAQIVLPRGDEKQLRHSWALISRDNKTRTEHSILVGRTMELDCQALGEPSPTIEWILADGSKVRAPYISEDGRILIAKSGKFTLQTADSFDTGVYHCIATNYNSADVLTFRITVIDPSVEHDHINGAQLLAFIGDTLYLPCQSVGVPDASVSWILPDHTVLHHSVQNKYIFHNSTLKIQEMTERDSGYFRCVAANQYGIDFLIFQVLGKVNEAASQEQMTAPEENEERDGSGHEALQAVTKRKYPLAIVQTSVTVKAPTDSASRNQPIWNNYREMTYRHNGDKINRRFRGHRRKFTSTARRIDPQHWAAFLEKTKKNSTLPEKQENAAIKSPTPPDHLSSKMFGNKEETSGDHIPPEEEFMTLPSETPTIPTLKKVSAIVVTGEPDATSRNTKSKTASVIVTEAVATTVSPWIMQSIRSKTKPAITRPNSLETSELNQTSLTIIQPLTSSSLVNSTAKDFNAEHRLVSFGQSNQYLQVRSTTPTITNLVTSQNTVEKPNLFTDSIYKTSTKSNNQFSMVTASEPNNEFGHLYFHSTQKVTTPKLQPWSTNITHQQIQIIRDATTNTPQSRQRFGRRRKISGRRRIVRPDRIPVIRGHRYNFVRQESNRESTTLLSAIELYTKCLSCFHLTTPSQSSLDLLSPKTHIAPSLKAVIPELTSQQPTSQTTAFLDEEKNRPTAEGEKRIPTVVPFYHENTQGTLQREQEANAPLQTYTDRILSFSVGLPATAKQTPNVSMEITTSSDSKTPSDVKSVSPTTETSSRNLRGKNPWHHLFGKTHIQKKKLPRRQTSTVPPTAIPIMLPKTTATLSKDRVSPLHLTTISVKVNQADDLLSLAKPINHDNSMSEKFTPSLSFTTTKLPSPAYFSKQVTVINKEMNATKTVPSFRYVTHTETKMTKIKAFRPGRKREQRRKKPQKIMTSQSTTTTSSSTTTAMSANTGLYIMTTAKSLTKPTIPMPTESLYESTSSIPIATVPQPQILSTKDVSKGSPATATQTPPQALTRITTVENTQHVELPSDVLITEKLAIAIPAVPPYLKPFKTTTILPAPSFVTSESVSVQPTKTITMVSEKPHQKVGQKVIQQKYTAKATFPDRAELRTKSPAVTTYVIKPSIHHSTPLASQTTETPRTSTLQMTLSPLWENKFWHKLSPEVSEIGKTLTANTLTILKSPQSSSPSTPAWGKDKDNSVKSWSDKTADQEKNNNRIALDSLYRNRLEKPRIVGGKLAAFTVLANSDAFIPCEATGNPLPTIHWTKVSSGIDVSKSKRDNRFEVFANGTLSIQNVNIQDRGQYLCIAANQHGSDRLLVTLSVVAYPPRILEGRSKVITIHSGKPVAVKCRAEGRPNPTISWILANKTHVSESSPGSKQASVQPDGTLIIKAATVYDRGLYTCMASNPAGADTLTVKLQVIVAPPIILEEKRQHIAGIMGESLKLPCTAKGNPHPSVHWVLFDGTVVKPLHFVNAKLFLFSNGTLYIRNIAPSDSGNYECIATSSTGSERRVVNLTVEQRDTIPRIATTSLKMTQLNFGDRLLLNCSATGEPKPRIIWRLPSKAVVDQWHRMGSRVHVYPNGSLFIEAVTEKDAGDYLCVARNRIGDDLILMKVSVTMKPAKIDQKQYFKKQVPYGKDFKMDCKASGSPEPEISWSLPDGTMINNVMQADDSGHRSQKYILFDNGTLYFNKVGKAEEGDYTCYAQNTLGKDEMKVHITVIAAAPRIMQNYKTHAKVKAGDNAVFDCEVVGEPKPKIFWLLPSSDMISASNDRYLLHINGSLSVSKVKLLDAGEYVCVARNLGGDDTKLYKLDVVSKPPLINGLYTNKTVIKTTAIRHSKKQIDCMAEGTPSPQIMWIMPDNIFLTAPYYGSRITVHKNGTLEIRNVRPSDTADFICVVRNDGGESILVVQLEVLEMLRRPMFKNPFNEKIIAKAGKTIILNCSVDGNPPPDIIWILPNGTRISSGARISQHRIGSNGTLIISDPSRDDAGRYRCAARNKVGYIEKLIILEVVQKPIILTNSRGLIKRITGESLSLHCLSDGSPKPNIIWTVPSGFVLDRPQITGKYILLENGTLVIQEATIHDRGNYMCKAQNNAGESSITVPVVTLAYPPRITNRPPQSIRTMTGAAVQLHCMALGIPKPEITWELPDHSVLSPTSKSRSSGSELLHPQGTLVIQNPKSSDSGMYKCTAQNQFGSDFTTTYIQVV